A section of the Vidua macroura isolate BioBank_ID:100142 chromosome 23, ASM2450914v1, whole genome shotgun sequence genome encodes:
- the TNFRSF18 gene encoding tumor necrosis factor receptor superfamily member 18, translated as MEEPIINAINPPNPGPGAPKLRRRCRDMAGCRLWLLLALLAGRWARPGRAGHCQAGELRPVWGDGTKCCPRCTWRGRTPAPCEAAQDHDCKCPPGHSCADEPCQFCRALPRCPPGWEPSRIGRVNFQFECKPCENGTYSSSRRSWCRNWTDCESSGFVTLREGSSTQNAVCGLPGAGPQPARPPPELRSSPALAALAAAAAFGLVLLSLLLHLRVWSLRRDGRARPADADPGPSFPRPPPPPGEESYSIQFPEEEHGDKSQEKLSILSLKVYSELR; from the exons ctgcgGCGGCGCTGCCGGGACATGGCCGGGTGccgcctgtggctgctgctggcgctgctggcCGGGCGctgggcgcggccgggccgggccgggcactGCCAGGCCGGGGAGCTCCGGCCTGTGTGGGGAGATGGCACCAAGTGCTGCCCCAGGTGCACCTGGAGGGGAC GAACGCCGGCGCCCTGCGAGGCGGCGCAGGACCACGACTGCAAATGTCCCCCGGGGCACAGCTGCGCCGACGAGCCCTGCCAGTTCTGCAgggccctgccccgctgcccgcccggcTGGGAGCCCAGCAGGATCG GCAGAGTGAATTTCCAGTTTGAGTGCAAACCCTGCGAGAACGGCACCtactccagcagcaggaggagctggtgcCGCAACTGGACCGA CTGCGAGAGCAGCGGCTTCGTCACGCTGCGGGAGGGGAGCAGCACCCAGAACGCCGTGTGCGGCCTGCCCGGCGCGGGCCCGCAGCCAG cgcggccgccgccggaGCTCCGCTCCAGCCCCGCGCTGGCCGCGctggcggccgcggccgcgTTCGGGCTCGTGCTGCTCTCGCTGCTGCTGCACCTCCGCGTCTGGAGCCTGCGGCGGGACGGGAGAGCGCGGCCCGCGG ACGCCGATCCCGGCCCCAGCttcccgcggccgccgccgcccccgggcgAGGAATCCTACAGCATCCAATTCCCGGAGGAGGAGCACGGCGACAAATCCCAGGAGAAGCTTTCCATCCTCTCCCTGAAAGTGTACAGCGAGCTCCGCTAA